One genomic segment of Candidatus Cloacimonadota bacterium includes these proteins:
- a CDS encoding gamma carbonic anhydrase family protein gives MISKFKEYEPELGKKVFVAKTAEIIGMCEIGEDSSVWFGAVIRGDIHYIKIGERTSIQDLSMIHVTRFTKKDMSDGFPVKIGNDVTVGHKAMLHGCTVEDACLIGMSATLLDGCRIGTESIVAAGAVVPPNKTYPPRSLIMGVPAKVVRQLSDEDVQGIYQSAQHYVNFKNDYLNLEK, from the coding sequence ATGATTTCAAAATTCAAAGAATATGAACCTGAATTAGGAAAAAAAGTATTTGTAGCAAAAACAGCGGAAATAATTGGAATGTGTGAAATTGGAGAGGATAGCTCTGTCTGGTTTGGTGCTGTTATCCGTGGAGATATTCATTATATTAAGATCGGAGAACGAACCAGCATTCAAGATCTCTCTATGATTCATGTTACACGCTTTACGAAAAAAGACATGAGTGACGGATTTCCGGTGAAAATTGGAAACGATGTTACTGTAGGTCATAAAGCTATGCTGCATGGTTGCACGGTAGAAGATGCTTGCCTTATTGGAATGAGTGCAACGCTTCTGGATGGTTGCAGAATTGGAACGGAATCTATCGTTGCTGCTGGAGCTGTCGTTCCTCCAAATAAAACTTATCCACCTCGAAGCCTAATTATGGGCGTTCCAGCCAAAGTTGTACGCCAACTTTCCGATGAAGATGTTCAGGGAATTTATCAATCTGCTCAACATTATGTTAATTTTAAAAATGATTACTTGAATTTAGAGAAATGA
- the rnhC gene encoding ribonuclease HIII, which produces MNKILLKYISEFIAEAEKKGLKLIDEREINYGVQLKFSSGNDEIPVNVYNSVKKGINPVVGGSPTSKLRPIIQQILNQEVETTASDHKWKIWAGTDESGKGDFFGPLVVCGFICKTAMIPSLQKLGVRDSKQIKDKEIAKIAKQLFAKFMPQIETISLMPSKYNELYEKFRSQNKKLNELLAWMHARVILNLKVKHKFEGAVVDKFASDKTLKTSLKEIQQIELLHKFKGEDDLAVAAASIIARYLFIWNMEEMEKKYEMDFPKGASGKVKKSAEQFAKIHGKGRLQEVAKIHFKTYNELNL; this is translated from the coding sequence ATGAATAAAATTTTACTAAAATATATCTCCGAATTTATTGCAGAAGCAGAAAAAAAAGGTTTAAAACTTATCGATGAACGAGAGATAAATTATGGCGTTCAGCTGAAGTTTTCCAGTGGAAATGATGAAATTCCGGTAAACGTATACAATTCTGTAAAAAAAGGAATTAACCCAGTTGTGGGTGGTTCTCCCACTTCAAAACTGCGACCGATAATTCAGCAAATTTTAAATCAAGAAGTAGAAACCACAGCATCAGATCATAAATGGAAAATTTGGGCTGGAACTGATGAATCTGGAAAAGGTGATTTTTTTGGACCTCTTGTTGTGTGTGGTTTTATCTGTAAAACAGCGATGATTCCATCTTTACAGAAACTGGGAGTTAGAGATTCAAAGCAGATCAAAGATAAAGAAATTGCAAAGATTGCAAAGCAGCTTTTTGCCAAATTCATGCCGCAGATTGAAACGATTTCGTTAATGCCTTCCAAATATAATGAGCTTTATGAAAAGTTCCGTTCCCAAAATAAAAAATTAAATGAGCTCCTTGCCTGGATGCATGCAAGAGTTATATTGAATCTAAAAGTTAAGCATAAATTTGAAGGTGCAGTGGTAGATAAGTTTGCCAGCGATAAGACCTTGAAAACCTCTTTGAAAGAAATTCAGCAGATCGAACTACTTCATAAGTTCAAAGGTGAAGATGATCTGGCTGTAGCGGCAGCTTCGATTATTGCACGCTATTTATTTATATGGAATATGGAAGAAATGGAGAAGAAATACGAAATGGATTTTCCAAAAGGAGCCAGCGGCAAAGTAAAGAAATCTGCAGAACAATTTGCGAAGATTCATGGTAAAGGAAGGCTTCAGGAAGTTGCCAAGATCCATTTCAAAACTTATAACGAATTAAATTTATAG
- a CDS encoding threonylcarbamoyl-AMP synthase, with product MKIYNKWSEKMNKPDAIFLHYTGHMFGIGCSAFDQDSIIKIHELKQREGNKGFIVLIPELNWLEKYQVFVPQEIRRLLQQYWPGELTVILPDPNGHFKNISVDDFVAFRVPSNPFLREFIKKFGKPIVSTSINISGKEPEVDLKKIKANFESWFDFAILPKNIKVADAIPSIILKYEKEDLKLVREGKIKFDEIKNSYELPRILFVCTANICRSPMADYYLKDKIEKDGLKYDVRSAGFLGGGFQISENSKAILAEDGMNAADHISTQLNDDVVRRSWLILTMTEKHKEMLIENFPNAAKKTFTISEYAGFNQDIDDPYGLDIGHYRETFKKIKTRIDLIWEKLK from the coding sequence ATGAAGATATACAATAAATGGTCGGAAAAAATGAATAAACCGGATGCTATATTTCTGCATTATACAGGTCATATGTTTGGAATTGGTTGCTCTGCTTTCGATCAAGATTCAATTATAAAAATTCATGAATTGAAACAGCGCGAAGGAAACAAAGGTTTTATTGTTTTAATTCCAGAATTAAATTGGTTAGAAAAATATCAGGTTTTTGTTCCGCAGGAGATCAGGAGACTTCTGCAGCAGTACTGGCCGGGAGAGTTAACAGTTATTCTTCCCGATCCAAATGGACATTTCAAAAATATTTCTGTGGATGATTTTGTTGCTTTCAGAGTTCCCAGCAATCCGTTTTTACGTGAGTTCATCAAGAAATTCGGTAAACCGATTGTTAGTACCAGCATCAATATCAGTGGAAAAGAGCCAGAAGTTGATCTAAAAAAGATAAAAGCAAATTTTGAAAGTTGGTTCGATTTTGCTATTTTACCCAAAAATATCAAAGTTGCAGACGCAATTCCTTCTATAATCCTAAAATATGAAAAAGAAGATCTTAAATTGGTGAGAGAAGGAAAAATCAAATTTGATGAAATCAAGAATTCTTATGAATTGCCAAGAATATTGTTTGTTTGCACTGCCAATATTTGCCGAAGTCCAATGGCAGATTACTATTTAAAAGATAAAATTGAAAAAGATGGATTGAAATACGATGTAAGATCTGCAGGTTTCTTGGGAGGTGGTTTTCAGATATCAGAAAATTCTAAAGCAATTCTTGCGGAAGATGGAATGAATGCAGCGGACCACATTTCTACACAATTGAATGATGATGTTGTTCGCAGAAGCTGGTTGATTTTAACCATGACGGAAAAACATAAAGAGATGTTGATTGAAAATTTTCCAAATGCAGCCAAAAAAACTTTTACGATTTCCGAATATGCCGGATTCAATCAGGATATCGATGATCCTTATGGCTTGGATATCGGCCATTATCGTGAAACTTTTAAGAAAATTAAAACCAGGATCGATTTGATCTGGGAAAAATTGAAGTGA
- a CDS encoding FMN-binding protein — protein sequence MKKIIKYPIITFIIILLIFAVIASCAFLEYKKKLRENPVENVDVKKVQDGVYTGWFDATLVNAKVEVTVQKGKIIDLKLLQHDHGKGYSGEAILAKVLNEQSLEVNMITGATASSQTILKAIEFALRKGLD from the coding sequence ATGAAAAAAATCATTAAATATCCAATTATTACTTTTATCATAATTTTATTGATTTTTGCCGTAATTGCCAGCTGTGCTTTCCTGGAATACAAAAAAAAACTGAGAGAAAACCCGGTGGAAAATGTAGATGTCAAAAAAGTGCAAGATGGCGTATATACTGGCTGGTTCGATGCTACACTGGTAAATGCAAAAGTGGAAGTTACAGTACAGAAGGGAAAGATAATCGATTTGAAACTTCTTCAGCACGATCATGGAAAAGGCTATTCTGGTGAAGCTATTCTGGCAAAAGTTTTGAATGAACAAAGTTTGGAAGTGAATATGATTACCGGTGCAACAGCAAGCAGTCAAACTATCTTAAAAGCTATCGAATTTGCTCTCAGAAAAGGATTAGATTAA
- a CDS encoding peptidoglycan DD-metalloendopeptidase family protein, protein MKKVLIVFILLFMQFAFAAQDLDEKQKQLEEINEQINKQEEFIQLTEEQKRQKQQDLHNTEKKKKESESKVQKLRSTEKQHKKKLDTTLEEIKSTSSYLQELLNLCETEVNNLVLAHYQSQLFPQKKLECKLLASMVDMTSRKIFKVDSEWYSLQKKKKSANKEYENIIWSRIVADKKRKEYSNEIASIQTNIQQLDQDKAKALARKKELEQNAIALDNLIKKLQTEIIEEDFSYVFPTAKLIWPVQGKIFKPYGEQYNAEYKVSTMNDGIDISAETGSNIVSVEDGEVAFAEWYNGAGKLIIIDHKNGFHTLYSHIGTLRVSKGDKVKKNQVIALSGQTGSAQIPSLHFEIRRRGVPVDPIQYLE, encoded by the coding sequence ATGAAAAAGGTTTTGATAGTATTTATTCTGCTGTTTATGCAGTTTGCGTTTGCAGCTCAGGATCTCGATGAAAAGCAGAAACAGCTGGAAGAGATCAACGAGCAGATCAATAAACAGGAAGAATTTATCCAATTGACTGAAGAGCAGAAACGCCAGAAACAGCAGGATCTTCACAACACAGAAAAGAAGAAAAAAGAATCGGAATCAAAGGTTCAGAAACTTAGATCAACCGAAAAACAGCACAAAAAGAAATTGGATACGACTTTAGAAGAAATAAAAAGCACATCAAGCTATTTGCAGGAGCTTTTGAATTTATGTGAAACGGAAGTTAATAATCTGGTTTTAGCTCATTATCAAAGTCAGCTGTTTCCTCAGAAGAAATTGGAATGTAAGCTTCTTGCCAGCATGGTCGATATGACATCACGAAAGATCTTTAAAGTAGATTCTGAATGGTATTCTCTGCAAAAGAAGAAGAAAAGTGCGAACAAAGAATACGAAAATATTATCTGGTCGCGCATTGTTGCCGATAAAAAACGCAAAGAATATTCAAATGAAATCGCGTCAATTCAAACCAATATCCAGCAATTGGATCAGGACAAAGCAAAAGCTTTAGCCAGAAAAAAGGAATTGGAACAGAATGCGATTGCTCTTGATAATCTGATAAAAAAATTGCAAACCGAGATCATCGAGGAAGATTTTTCTTACGTGTTTCCCACAGCTAAATTGATCTGGCCAGTTCAGGGTAAAATTTTTAAACCTTATGGCGAACAATATAATGCTGAATACAAAGTAAGCACGATGAACGACGGCATCGATATTTCTGCCGAAACCGGCAGCAATATTGTTTCAGTGGAAGATGGTGAAGTGGCGTTTGCAGAATGGTATAATGGTGCCGGAAAGCTTATCATTATCGATCATAAAAATGGTTTTCATACGTTATATTCTCATATCGGAACGCTGCGTGTTTCCAAAGGTGACAAGGTCAAAAAGAATCAGGTTATTGCACTTTCAGGTCAAACAGGTTCAGCTCAAATTCCCAGCCTGCATTTTGAAATTCGCAGACGTGGAGTTCCAGTCGATCCGATACAATATTTGGAGTAG
- a CDS encoding cache domain-containing protein: protein MKKIFVVLLLLIGLANLSAAEVHKDKDMLIKCEVETAVSMLQTIYNKYEAGEMSIDKAKKLGADLLRDLRYGEDGYFWADTTEGVNVVLFGNKDVEGKNRLEAQDHHGNFFIKDLIAAGKKGGGYVEYWFPKLKQEEPVAKRSYALLFKPFSWVVGTGYYTE from the coding sequence ATGAAGAAAATTTTTGTAGTATTATTATTATTGATAGGATTAGCAAATCTTTCAGCAGCAGAAGTTCACAAGGATAAAGACATGCTGATAAAATGTGAAGTGGAAACAGCCGTCAGTATGCTGCAGACGATTTACAACAAGTATGAAGCTGGTGAAATGTCTATTGATAAAGCAAAAAAACTTGGTGCCGATCTTCTGCGCGATCTGCGTTATGGTGAAGATGGTTATTTTTGGGCAGACACGACAGAAGGTGTGAATGTTGTTCTCTTTGGTAATAAAGATGTAGAAGGAAAAAATCGACTGGAAGCACAAGATCATCATGGCAATTTTTTCATTAAAGATCTTATCGCAGCAGGTAAGAAGGGCGGTGGTTACGTGGAATACTGGTTTCCCAAACTGAAACAGGAAGAACCTGTTGCCAAGCGTTCTTATGCACTGCTTTTCAAACCTTTTAGCTGGGTCGTGGGGACAGGCTATTATACAGAATAA
- a CDS encoding 4Fe-4S binding protein, translating to MNSSVKVLVCVFLLIAFVIIGSIISVKMWSNSEEKIEVPENISIDRDMTLAQIAKQNEIPDPVMKKVFDVSKKEELQKKFSEFSLTVSEAENSLKKQIIFAAEEGAKDWKKILVKFVLWFIFLVLIFFLLRNNAIDSERRKWLYFVAVVIFGIFLGADPGPMGTVKDTIVLFGQVKIIFPPRLFAMTLFLITVVLANKFICSWGCQVGTLQDLNFRINRRKHEPIIPQFKLSFAFTNTVRIVFFIVFTAAAFIWAFDLVEEFDPFKIFKPATLAAYGIFFLGILFLLSIFVYRPWCHLFCPFGLLGWVLEKISIYKIKVNYRKCIACGNCAESCPSSVMEAILRRDRIIPDCFSCGTCVEVCPTNAISFDKGKRTKPPAGKFDEMNKK from the coding sequence ATGAATTCATCTGTAAAAGTATTGGTTTGTGTTTTTTTGTTGATTGCTTTCGTCATTATTGGTTCAATAATTTCTGTAAAAATGTGGTCAAATTCAGAAGAAAAGATTGAAGTGCCAGAGAACATAAGTATCGACAGGGATATGACTTTGGCACAAATTGCAAAACAAAATGAAATTCCAGATCCTGTAATGAAAAAGGTCTTTGATGTTTCTAAAAAAGAAGAACTGCAAAAGAAGTTTTCAGAATTTTCGCTCACTGTTTCTGAAGCCGAAAACAGTTTGAAAAAGCAAATTATATTTGCTGCCGAAGAAGGAGCTAAAGACTGGAAAAAGATTCTGGTGAAATTTGTTTTATGGTTCATATTTCTGGTTCTGATCTTCTTTTTACTGCGTAATAATGCCATCGATTCCGAACGTAGAAAATGGCTTTATTTTGTGGCAGTTGTTATTTTCGGTATTTTTCTGGGAGCCGATCCAGGGCCGATGGGAACGGTAAAAGATACTATCGTTTTGTTTGGACAAGTTAAGATTATTTTCCCACCCAGATTATTTGCCATGACGCTTTTTCTGATCACTGTGGTTTTAGCAAATAAGTTTATCTGTTCCTGGGGTTGTCAGGTTGGAACGCTTCAAGACCTCAATTTTAGAATTAATCGCCGGAAACACGAACCTATTATCCCTCAATTCAAATTGTCGTTTGCTTTCACAAATACAGTCAGGATCGTGTTTTTTATTGTTTTTACAGCGGCTGCTTTTATCTGGGCTTTCGATCTGGTGGAAGAATTCGATCCTTTCAAAATATTTAAACCAGCCACTCTCGCAGCGTACGGAATTTTCTTTCTGGGAATTCTATTTCTGTTGTCTATCTTTGTCTATCGTCCCTGGTGTCATCTTTTCTGTCCTTTTGGCTTGCTGGGTTGGGTGTTGGAAAAGATCAGTATCTACAAGATTAAAGTTAATTATCGAAAATGCATTGCCTGCGGAAATTGCGCTGAAAGCTGTCCTTCTTCAGTGATGGAGGCGATCCTGAGAAGGGACAGAATAATCCCCGATTGTTTTTCTTGCGGAACGTGTGTGGAAGTTTGCCCTACAAATGCCATCAGCTTCGACAAAGGTAAAAGAACAAAACCACCTGCTGGTAAATTTGATGAGATGAATAAAAAATAA